A stretch of DNA from Tachyglossus aculeatus isolate mTacAcu1 chromosome 5, mTacAcu1.pri, whole genome shotgun sequence:
attattagtgtttgttaaacgcttactctgtgccaagctccgttcctaagcactggggtagatacaggctaatcgtgttggacacagtccccgtcccacatggggcttaatccccattttacagttgaggtcactgaggcccagagaagcgaagagacctacccagggtcacacagcagacaggtggcagagccggggttagaacccacgtcctcccgactccaaagcccgggctctgtcccctAGACCAATTTACTGGCGAATCGGACTGGACCGTGTAGTTGCTGCCCACAGCCGGTGttgcagggagagggaacaggtctgAACCCGGAGGCGAGCCCAGGGTGGGGGCTGTGGTCCgggggtgtctctgcctctgtctgtgcTTGTACgggtgggtgtgtttgtgggtgtgggTGTTTGTGTCTGAGGGgttggtctgtgtgtgtgtgactgtgataGACACCCCAGCAGGTCGTGTGGCAGTTGGGAGTAGAATGGGAGGGGAGgttggtgaggtgggggggagtcGGTGGGCGGCAGGATGGGCGGAGcagccagaggggagggaggaaacagcTGGCTCGGTGGTGGCCCTGTTCCCAGATCCTGCGCTGCCCGGGGCCTCGCCTCCTTCCTGCTGCTCAGGCTGGGCCAGGCAACGGGGGGCTGGGCCGGACAGCTAGGCCATCCCTATTTAATAGCTCTAAACCCCCATCctatccctcccctccacccccgaaCTACCGCCTCAGCACTTCTGGGTCAACGAACACACTTACGATACGCTCCCACCCACCTGTAGCACCACTGTACATATCGGTTTACACGCCCTGCaattaaagcacttactcaccTGCAAATCCAtacccccttcttgccaaatccaacggctcctactccatcctaatcctccgcgACCTCTTAGTCCGACCTCGGCTTCACGGACGCTGTCCTTCccgggttctcctcctatctctctggcctctcgtTCTCAGTCTTTTTCGCTGGCTCCTTCACTgccaactgtgggggtccctcaagacttggttttgggtccccttctgttctccatttacccccactcccttgaggaactcctatgGCTTCTACTACTGTCTTTACACAGATGACTGTATGGCCTAGTTGttagatcacaggcctaggagtcagaaggacccggttctaatcctggctctgtcatgcgtctgctgtgtggccttggaaaagtcgcttcagttctccgtgtgtcagttatctcatctgtaaagcggggattaagactgtgagctccgtgtggaacatagactgcatccgacctgattgccttgtatctaccccagcgcttagaacagtgcctggcacatagtaagcatttacaattaatgaataccattaaaaaaatgtaaaaaagccCTACATCTCcagtctgttctctctcctctgtctttacttttcctcctgccttcaggagagctctacttggttgtcccgctgacgcctcaaacttaatatgtccgaaatagaactcctcatgttCTCCCCATGATCTTCCCagcactgaagacagcaccaccatataataataataataataataatgacatttattaagcacttactgtgttcaaagcactgttgtaagcactggggaggttacaaggttgcaagcgcttagtacagtgctctgcacacagtaagcgctcaataaatacgattgaatgaaaggcgatcaggtggtcccatggggggctcccggtcttaatccccattttacagatgaggtaactgaggcccagagaagttaagtggcctgcccaaagtcacacagctgacaattgacggagttgggatttgaacccatgacctctgactccaaagcccgtgctctttccactgagccacgctgcttctaccagaTACAGATATTCTGTATCTCACAAGTCCCTAACCTTGGCGTTGCCCTCcactcatctcattcattcagtccacaaatatattcagtctgtcaccaattcctgttggttttacctccacaatatcgctaaaaatctgccctttcctctccattcaaactgctgctatgttgatccaagcattatcctatcccgcctctttgctgagctccctgtgcctgctttctccccactccaatccacatttcacacttctgcctggattgtttttgttttttttaaatttcagtcCATGTGTCCTCACtccaagaatttccagtggttgcccatccacctccaaatcaaacagaaactccttaccattgactttatctccttcctcccttttatctttacctcgctgatttcctgctacagcccagaccgcacactttgctcctgcaaccaacttactgtacctcaatctcgcttATCTCTTCACCAacacctcaccctctccctccttctggcgTGGAACGCCCTACCCCTTCATGTCCAACTTCCCTCTTCCAACCTTTGAAGCCTTATGAAAAtcccttccccatttcccttactccctctcccttcagtgtcatccttgcccttgaatttgttccctttattctccccttgtTCAgcaccccaccccagcacttacgtacatatctgtaatttgttttaatgtccatctccccttctagactgtaagcttctcatgggcagggaacgtgggagaagcagcaaggactagtggaaaaagcccggaactgggagttagagaacctggtttctaaccctggctctgccaattgcttgctgtgtgaacttgggcaagtcacttctctgtgcctcagttctcctgtactccctcctccttagactgtgagccccatgcggtatagggactctgtccaacctaattaacctgcaccttctcaatgcttaaaacagtgtttgacacatagcaagcactttaactaataccataaagaactctattatattgtactctcccaagcacttagtattcagtcattcattcaatcatatttattgaatgcttactgtgtgcagagcactgtactaagcacttgagaagtacaagttggcgacatatagagacggtccttacccaacaacgggctcacagtctagaagggggagatagacaacagaacaaaacatgtggacaggtgtcaagtcgtcagaacaaatagaattaaagctaaatgcacatcattaacaaaatagaatagtaaatacgtacaagtaaaatagagtaataaatctgtacaaacatatatacaggtgctgtggggagggaaaggaggtagggcggggggggatgtggaggaagagaggaaaagggggggctcagcctagcttagtacaatgctctgcccacattaagcacccaataaacactgttgatagAGTGATTGATTTTCCTATTTCTTCTTCTAACATTAAAttatttagtgtctgcctcccttgcCGGATTATAAACTGCTTGATGATAGGAATTCTGCCTTCcagttctattggactctccccagggtttagaattcattcaatctttatttattgaatgcttactgtgtgcagagcactgtactaatggagttggcactcaataaacactattgaccgACTGATAGAGACTGAGGTGTGGTGGATGGTCTGAGCCGGGTTGCCCCCCGGGGACAGTCaggagtgttggatggtccatctctGTGTCCAGGGACCCAGAATACCAGCACGCTAGCTCCCCGGAGACCCTGTCGGGGTCAGTTCTGCATTGTATGGGCAGAGGAGTAGGCCCCAGTGGTggaccccatctagactgtaagctcgttatgggcagggaatgtgtctgttatattgtactcccccaaacgcttagtacagtgctctgcacacagtaagccctcagtaaataccattgactgacggaCCGATTGACTGGGGCTCAACATTTGTGGGGGTCGTGGCAGTAGGGACTGCCCACAAGGGATTAAATAAGCAGCTGCTGCCCCGTTTCTCTTACGAGGGCAGGGTGGAACGGGCGAGGTTGGgctccctgacagggaatctggGGGGCCGGGGCTGAGCTGGCTGGACCCAGGGACGGAGCTAAGGCTGGACTTGAGGAGGGGATGAGGCGGGGCCGGGCTGGGAATTGAGGCAGGATTGGGGGCTGACGCTAGTCtcccccccgcttcaaagtcctactgaagctcacctcctccaggagggcttcccggactaagccccccttttcctctgctaccccttcccccatcaccctgactcgctccctttgttctgcccctctccccctccacagcacttatatatgcctataattctattcatttatattaatgatgtatatatttataattctatttatattgatgcctgtctcctcccttctagactgtgagcccgtgtgggcagggattgtctctgttgctgagttgtactttccaagcgcttagtacagtgctctgcacacagtaaatgctcaataaatacgattgaatgaatgaatggtagggggAACTGGATTAGGGTGGGGCGGTGTTGGGTTAAGCTGAGTGCGGTTTGGGGCGACAGGACGGGGCTGGCTGGATTGGACCGGACACAGAGCTAGGctggccggggtggggtggggtgaggctggaaatggaggtgggatggggtggaggggggcgtgCTGGACTGACGTGGGCTCAGCTGGGCTCAGTGCTGGACCGGACTGGACCGGACCGGAGGACAGAGCTGAGCCTGGATGGGAGTGGGTCTGGGAACTGAGGCGGGGTTGGGGGTTGGAACTTGATTTAGTAAGGGTGGGTCTAGGGTCCCTCAATGAAGGGTCAGCGCCGGCTCACGGTGGGGCCaaggctggggaagggaaggggccggGGTCCCTCTGGGGAGCGGCCGGGCTGGCGAGGTGTGGGGCCACTGGCCTAAGGAGGTACTGGCTTGAGGGCTGTGGGACTGGAGACCGGGTTCGGCCCCACCGCCTTCTTCCTTTTGGCTGGGCCTCCCAAGTTTAATCCTGGCTGGGTGATGGGGGACGCCGTTTAACCCTTTAATCTGAACTCCGGCCGTCCCTGTGTCCCCAGGGTGGTGAAGGAAGAGATCTCGGACGACAATGCCAGGCTGCCGTGCTTCAATGGGAGAGTGGTGTCCTGGGTACGTGTGTGTGGGTGAGGGGGGGCCCCATTCCCATCCTGTCTCAGGGTCCAACTTGCCCCTCACTCCCTCGCATCCTGAGCTGAACTGCCCCCTACCCAGGTTCGCACAGGGCTCTAGATGGTTAGAGGACAGGACATGCCCTcgtcccccatttcctccctctccccacctcccttcttccccattttcctgcttttccccactcccgaggtccttctctccactcccataataataatggtatttgctaagcgcttactagagaagcggcgtagctcagtggaaagagcccgggcttgggagtcagaggtcatgggttctaatgccgactctgccacttttcattcattcattcattcagtcgtatttattgagcgcttactgtatgcagagcactgtattaagctcttgggaagtacattttggcaacgtatagagacggtccctacccaacaatgggctcacagtctagaagggggagacagacaacaaaacaaaacatgtggacaggtgtcaagtcatcagaatagagataaagctagatgcacatcattaacaaaataaatagaatagtaaatatgtacaagtaaaataaatagagtaataaatctgtacaaacatatatacaggtgctgtggggaggggaaggagttaggacggggcggatggggaggaggagaggaaaaaggggggctcagtgtgggaaggcctcctagaagaggtgagctctcagtagggctttgaagggaggaagagagctagcttggcggatgtgcggagggagggcattccgggccagggggaggacgtgggccgggggttgacggcgggacgggcgagaacaaggtacagtgaggaggttagcggcggaggagcagagggtgccggctgggctggagaaggagagaagggagctgtgtgactttgggcaagttgcttcacttctctgggcctcagtgacctcatctgtaaaatgggggatgtagactgtgagccccacgtgggacaacctgatgaccgtgtatctccctcattgcttagaacagtgcttggcacatagtaagcgcttaacaaatacaatcattaattatgtgccaggctccctCTTCACCTCCCCCCTGCAGGGCTTCCCCAacgccccctccaccctcccctgccACATGCCTATCTGCTTGTCTCCCAAGGACCCAATCCCTCAGACCTATCCACTTTCTGCTCCCATTCCCCGGGCCAGCTCACATGTTTGGCTCCTCCCAAGCTCGCCTCCTGGccgtgtctccccctcccctcttcccttcccttcgccctcccctcttccctctcccgcccccacgcattgccctccctccccactcaaatccCCCAGGCCACAACACCCTCCTCTTCCAGAATCTCCTGAGTGGTCAGTCAGCTCCTCAGGAAAAAAAGCCAACCCTCCCTACTTTCTTTTCCCAGCTCGTCCTGGCCGAGAACTCGCACTCGGACACGGGGTCTCAGGGCCCTGAGAGCCACAGCGACCTGCCCCCACCTCTGGAGAGGACGGGAGGCATCGGGGACTCCCGGCCCCCTTCCTTCCAGTGAGTATCGCTGGAGGGAGAGGAACCTGACGGggggcattgcactaagccccTCGCCCCCCGACTCCACTCACCTCTCCAAAATTCAAGCCACAGAGTAGGAACTATAAGGATGCTTGCTCCACACCGGTTACAGCTGCGTATCAGGGGAATCCATTGGCCCTCTCTCTGTGCCTTCAAACGGGGATGGAGGGCCCCGTGGTGGAAAGAGACACAGGGAGGAGATACAATCGCAGGCAACCTGGACTGGGGAGATCATTTCGTCTGTGCCCCCCTACCTCGGCCTTGTCTGGGCTGAGGAGGGGACTGCCCACCAGCTTTATGttccccccccattcccctccaccTGCCAGGCAGCAAGTTCCCCCAACTTCTAGCTCAAGTTCCACTTACTGTGGCCTGGCCCCTTCTTGGCTTCAGTGGGgacgggtggatgggtgggtgggacaGAGGTCCGGGGTTGGGAAGGTGGGGGGTCCCTCACCAgggtctctcccccagccccaatgcGGCCAGCATCCGCGATGGGCTGGACAACGAGACGGGCACGGAGTCAGTGGCTAGCCACCGGAGGCACCGGCGGCGGAATCGGGAAAGCCATGAAGACGGTAACTACCCCTAACCCCATCCGGGCTCCACGGGGGCTATGGGCTGGGGGGCACGGGGATGCGCTGATGGAACCATGTGCCCATCGAATGACCTCCTCACCCCTCGCACCCCGCCTCTggtgactccctccctcctcctcagctgctCGGGCCCGTCCTCGCCACATCCTGGACTCTACGaatcccccccccggccccgaatATAGCTCCACCTCGGCCCatcatccctctccctcaccccccggcctcccctcACCCGTGTCCAGCCTCCCTTGCTTAGCAATCCCCCGCTCAGATTTTGTGGCCCGCCCTGAGTCTCAGCCTCCCCTttgattctagactgtcagctcgttctaggcagggaatgttcattccttcattcagtcgtatttattgagcgcttaatgtgtgcagagcactgtactaagtgcttgggaaactacagtacagcattaaagagagacagtctctgctcacaacgagctcacagtctagagaggggagacagacatcgaaacaagtaaacagacatcaatatcaataaataaaattgcagatctatacatacgtgttgtggggtggggaaaagggggaagagcaaagggagccagttggtgatgcagaagggagtgggagatgaggaaaagggggcttactctgggaaggcctcttggaggagatgtgcagcgtggctcaatggaaagagcctgggcttcggagtcagaggtcatgggttcatatccccgctctgccaattgtcagctgtgtgactttgggcaagtcacttaacttctctgtgcctcagttccctcatctgtaaaatggggattaagactgtgagccccacgtgagacaatctgattaccttgtatccccccagcgcttagaacagtgctttgcacatagtaagtgcttaacaaataccaaaattattattaattattattattatgtgccttcagtaaggcttgtcagaggtcatgggttcaaatcccagctctgagagtttgggcaagtcacttaacttctctgggcctcagtgacctcatctgtaaaatggggattaagaccgtgagccccacgtggaacaacctgatcaccttgtatcctccccagcgcttagaacagtgctttgcacatagtaagcgctcaacaaatgccatcgttattattattattatataataatatgtaattcattcattcaattctattgagcgcttactgtgtacagagcactgtactaagtgcttgggaagtaccattcagcaacaaatagagacaatcccggcccacagcgggctcactgtctagaatataatgtaatgtagtaatgtgtctgttgcagtgttatatattatacactcccaagcgcttaggacagtgacccGACTGACCACGTGACTGACTTTGAGTCCTGTGACAcccacccatctccctccccgcctcgccCAGCCCCACGGGTCAACGGGAACCCGAAGTTGGAGCCGGGCCGGGAGCGGGGGGCCTGCGACAGCTCCTCGTCCGCCGTCCTGAGCAGCGAGATGGAGTCCAGCAACTTCGTGGACtcagacgaggaggaggacaccAGCAGGTGGAGGCGGGGCGCTCAGCCGTGGCCGggtcggaggggaggggaggcccctGGTTGGCATCGCGTGTTATCCGTGGAGGTGGATTacccaaactcctgcctctcccactcctgctccttcctcttcGGGTCTCTTAGTTAGTTCCCTCGCCAtcaacctcctccccctccagagtTCAGGCCCCTTGCCCCCTACCTTGAGCTCCCTGCCCCTGGCCGTGAGCCGTGAACCCCGGTCCCATCAGGCGGAGCAGCTCGGCGGAGCAGAGCACTTCCTCCCGGCTGATCCGCAAGCACAAACGACGCCGGAGGAAACCGAGAATGCGGCAGACGGATCGGGTAGGGCTCGGGGATTGGGGGGGGCAGAGCTGGAGGGGCTCCACCCAGCCGTGGGGTTCCCCGGGTCCCACCCCTCACTTCTGCCCcatgtcccctctcccccccgcagTCTTCCTCTTTCAGCAGCATCACAGATTCCACCATGTCCCTGAACATCATCACGGTGACACTGAACATGGGTACGGcgggaagggggtgatggggtgggtcagggggaggtggggaagggcagggggtgggcagggaggctaCCGCCCTCGGTTGaccccccgtctcccccctccccacacgtGCGCCCCGCCTTTCCCCCAGAGAAGTACAACTTCCTCGGGATCAGCATCGTGGGCCAGAGCAACGACCGAGGCGATGGCGGCATCTACATCGGCTCCATCATGAAGGGGGGCGCCGTGGCCGCTGACGGCCGGATCGAACCCGGGGACATGCTACTGCAGGTGTGTCCCCGACCCTCGGCCGgagcccccccttccccccatctcaGGTGGGACCCTCGGCTGTTGGCCCTGCTcattagaagtagcgtggctcagtggaaagagcacgggcttgggagtcagaggatgtgggttctaatcccggctccgctacctgtctgccgtgtgaccgtggccagccttctctgggcctcagttccctcatctgtcaaatgggaatgaagactgtgagccccacgtgggacgacctgtttaccctgtatctcccccagcgcttagaagagtgctcggcacatagtaagcgcttaacaaatgccatcatcgttactgTCATATGGCTCTGCTGGGCTGGGCACCCCAGGCAGGCGCAGATCCCACCCCTCCCAGAACCATCCCCCCAGGAACTCTCCACCCTACCGactccatccccagccctgacccctgtCCCGGCCCTCATGTCCAGGTGAACGACGTGAACTTTGAGAACATGAGCAACGACGACGCCGTGCGGGTGCTGCGGGACCTCGTGTCTCAGCCCGGGTGAGGGCCCCCCTGGCCGCCGAGGTCGACGGGGGATCAGTGCCGGGTGGATGGGCCCCCTGCCCGCGGCGGGActatctccccccaaccccctaccTACACCCcgcttcctgtctgtctcccccactagactgctaGGGTtacagggggcggggagggacggCCTCCTCGCTTCTGCACTAGGCGCCCAAGTGCCTGCTCAGGGCcttgccctcaataaatgccactgatcgatctaTTGATTTCCAGACCCATCAGCCTCACTGTGGCCAAGTGCTGGGACCCCACCCCTCGCAGCTACTTCACCATTCCCCGGGGTGAGTGCCCAGCTGGACCACACCCGGGCTGGACAGTGACGGCCGGTTGGCCGGCCggccctctttccctccatctctcccatttctccatcctccccacctccctccccatccaggaaacatgtctgccaactccatgatattgtactctcccaagagcttagtacacatagtaagcactcaataaacatcattgattaactgattcccccccattcctctagatccctttcatcccttcaccccctcctcttcccccattctccctcttcatcccccatctcttcccctctcaTCCCTCCGTCCcgtctccctcccagactttcttctttatggtatgttaagcgcttactatgtgccaggtattctcctatctccttcccatcccttcgtctcctgtctccctctcatttctccattccccatctctctctcatccctccatcccctgtctctctctcattcctccattccccatctctctcccatccttccgtcCCGTCTCCCGCCCATCCCTACGTCTCCCACCTGTCTCTCGTCTCCCTCtcatccctgtctcctgtctccctctcatctctcccattctccccgtctcgctcccatctctcccattcctccattcccctcatccTTCGTACTTCCCCACATCTTTCACCACCTTCTCCACTTTCCTCTTACCTTTGCCtgtccgggccaggggaaggggatggggaagagagggatggtAGGCTgcaatcccctttccccccaaccccacaagggCCTTGCCCTGAGTCcaacccccatcctctcctctccttcctgtccccccggccctcccgcccgccGCCGATGCAGCTGAGCCGGTGAGGCCGATCGACCCCGCCGCCTGGATCTCGCACACCGCGGCCCTGACTGGAGTGTTTCCCCGCCACGGTACGAGCCCTTCTGTGAGCCTCATCACAGCCACCAGCTCCTCACTAACGAGCTCTATTCCCGAGGCCGAAAGTAAGTCACGCTGTGGCCAGCGGCCGCCCGGCCCGGGGCTCAAGGTGTCCAGCTGGGTGGAGACCTGGAACCCTCCGATGGCCacaaccccctctcccctcaacAGTTGAACCGTTGTGGGCATTTGAGCTCCCCTGGGTCAAGGGGTTGGGGCTCTTCTGGTGTCGGTTCACACCCGGATTGGGTCAGGTCTCAGGGGGCAGGGTTCGGTCAGGTCAGCCAGGTCAAGTCAGGGTCTGGCAAAGCCAGACATACAAACCAggtgaggggtcagggctgggtcTGAGGGCCAACTTCAGTTCGAGAGAGCCCAATTGGCTGTCCCCCTTTAAGGTTTCCCTGCTACCCACCGGGGCCGGGCCGTTCTGGGGGTTTGCTGCCACCAATGGGACTAATCAAAAGGGCAGAgcctgggagggggctgggggtggccagGAAGGGGCCACAGCAACCCTGAAGTGAGCACAAGAAGGAACCACTGAGGCCCCTGGGTGAGGTGACAAGAGGTGGTGACGCTGGTCCTCGGGGGAGATGGGTAGGGACCACTGCAGCCCTGTAGGAGTGAGCAGAAAGGGGCCACAGCAGCCCTGtggttgggggagtggggagggaccacCGAAGCCCCTGGGGAGGGATAGCAGGGGGGGTCACACTAGCCCTGAGGGATTTGGGAAGCACTCTCAGCTTCCCACATGGCTCTGAACTCAGGGAGGGCAGCAGCTGGAGGCCTCTTGGGGCTTTGGAATCTTTGTGGGGAgtctgaggcagaggaggaagcccTTAAGGACAGGGGCAGTCAGGAGTAGCTGGGCACCCACTGGGAACAGCTGACCATCCTCTCCCTGGCTaggattatgtgtgtgtgtgtgtgtggtaccTCTGGCTCTGCTC
This window harbors:
- the DVL1 gene encoding segment polarity protein dishevelled homolog DVL-1 isoform X3; the protein is MAETKIIYHIDDEETPYLVKLPVTPDRVTLADFKNVLSNRPVHSYKFFFKSMDQDFGVVKEEISDDNARLPCFNGRVVSWLVLAENSHSDTGSQGPESHSDLPPPLERTGGIGDSRPPSFHPNAASIRDGLDNETGTESVASHRRHRRRNRESHEDAPRVNGNPKLEPGRERGACDSSSSAVLSSEMESSNFVDSDEEEDTSRRSSSAEQSTSSRLIRKHKRRRRKPRMRQTDRSSSFSSITDSTMSLNIITVTLNMEKYNFLGISIVGQSNDRGDGGIYIGSIMKGGAVAADGRIEPGDMLLQVNDVNFENMSNDDAVRVLRDLVSQPGPISLTVAKCWDPTPRSYFTIPRAEPVRPIDPAAWISHTAALTGVFPRHGTSPSVSLITATSSSLTSSIPEAEKMEEAVLSVKSDMATVVKVMQLADSGLEIRDRMWLKITISNAVIGADVVDWLYTHVEGFKDRREARKYASSMLKHGYLRHTVNKITFSEQCYYVFGDLCSNMAALNLNNGSGGTCDQDTLAPLPQAAAPWPVGQSYPYQYPPAPPGFPPAYQDPGFGYGSGSAGSQHSEALD
- the DVL1 gene encoding segment polarity protein dishevelled homolog DVL-1 isoform X1; the protein is MAETKIIYHIDDEETPYLVKLPVTPDRVTLADFKNVLSNRPVHSYKFFFKSMDQDFGVVKEEISDDNARLPCFNGRVVSWLVLAENSHSDTGSQGPESHSDLPPPLERTGGIGDSRPPSFHPNAASIRDGLDNETGTESVASHRRHRRRNRESHEDAPRVNGNPKLEPGRERGACDSSSSAVLSSEMESSNFVDSDEEEDTSRRSSSAEQSTSSRLIRKHKRRRRKPRMRQTDRSSSFSSITDSTMSLNIITVTLNMEKYNFLGISIVGQSNDRGDGGIYIGSIMKGGAVAADGRIEPGDMLLQVNDVNFENMSNDDAVRVLRDLVSQPGPISLTVAKCWDPTPRSYFTIPRAEPVRPIDPAAWISHTAALTGVFPRHGTSPSVSLITATSSSLTSSIPEAEKMEEAVLSVKSDMATVVKVMQLADSGLEIRDRMWLKITISNAVIGADVVDWLYTHVEGFKDRREARKYASSMLKHGYLRHTVNKITFSEQCYYVFGDLCSNMAALNLNNGSGGTCDQDTLAPLPQAAAPWPVGQSYPYQYPPAPPGFPPAYQDPGFGYGSGSAGSQHSEGSRSSGSARSTSETGRWPLGREKELKSPGSGSDSDPSARSVRRERPASQLSRRSHCSHRSRGQADPQGLPAYPGPKACAAAAVQARELASVPPELTGSRQSFQKAMGNPCEFFVDIM